The sequence below is a genomic window from Desulfomicrobium macestii.
CGGGTGATCTGCTTGCCGTTCAGCAGGTACTCCGGCCCGATGAACCCGACCACCGTGTTGACCAGCAGCGGCTCGAACCGGCGGGCCACGGCGTAAGCGCGGGCCTCCAGGGTCTGCTGGTCCACGCCGTGGTGCGCCCCGGCCGAGAGGGCGCTGCCCTGGCCCGTCTCGAAGTACATGACGTTGTTCCCCACCGTGCCACGGCCCAGGGACCGCGTGGCCTCCAGCGCCTCCTGCAGCAGGGGGAGCGACACGCCGAAGCTCGCGTTGGCGGCCTCGGTCCCCGCGATGGACTGGAAGCACAGGTCCACGGGCGCGCCGCGTTCGATGGCCTCCATGGTCGTGGTCACGTGGGTCAGCACGCAGCTCTGGGTCGGGATGGCGTAGCGGGCGATGAGTTCGCCCAACATGTCGGAGATGCGGCAGATGTTGTCCAGGCTGTCCGTGGCCGGGTTGACGCCGATGACCGCGTCCCCGCAGCCGTAGCACAGGCCGTCCAGGGTCGAGGCCGCGATGCCCGAAAGGTTGTCGGTGGGATGGTTGGGCTGCAGGCGGACCGAAAAGCTGCCAGGCAGGCCGATGGTGTTGCGGAAGCGCGTCGTGACCCGGCATTTGGAGCCGACCAGCACCAGGTCCTGCAGGCGCATGAGCTTGGACACGGCCGCGGCCATCTCCGGTGTCACGCCGGGGGCCAGCCGGGCCAGCGTGGCGCTTTCGGCCGCATCGGTCAG
It includes:
- a CDS encoding ethanolamine ammonia-lyase subunit EutB; protein product: MKRTLKELLAKASPLRSGDVLAGVAAATEEERVLAQMELASVPLTRFLEEHVVPYEEDEVTRLIVDTHDQKAFAPIRGFTVGEFRDWLLTDAAESATLARLAPGVTPEMAAAVSKLMRLQDLVLVGSKCRVTTRFRNTIGLPGSFSVRLQPNHPTDNLSGIAASTLDGLCYGCGDAVIGVNPATDSLDNICRISDMLGELIARYAIPTQSCVLTHVTTTMEAIERGAPVDLCFQSIAGTEAANASFGVSLPLLQEALEATRSLGRGTVGNNVMYFETGQGSALSAGAHHGVDQQTLEARAYAVARRFEPLLVNTVVGFIGPEYLLNGKQITRAGLEDHFCGKLLGLPMGVDVCYTNHAEADQDDMDALLTLLGAAGCTFVMGVPGADDIMLNYQSTSFHDAAYLRKLLGRKPAPEFVAWLESSGVMDGGGRLVPIEKGNRLLGLPGAIREES